The following are encoded together in the Hoplias malabaricus isolate fHopMal1 chromosome 3, fHopMal1.hap1, whole genome shotgun sequence genome:
- the mitfa gene encoding melanocyte inducing transcription factor a isoform X5, with the protein MLEMLEYSHYQVQTHLENSTKFHLQQSQRQQVKHYLSSTLGAKLSPQGNSGPCSQPPEHGMPPGPGASAPNSPMALLTLTSNCEKEMDDVIEDIISLESSYSDDILGLMDTGLQMANTIPVSANLLDIYSSHTLAPTGVTIGNSCPSNLSSVKREFSEAEVRAMAKERQKKDNHNLIERRRRFNINDRIKELGTLIPKSNDPDMRWNKGTILKASVDYIRKLQREQQRAKELESRQKRLEHANRHLLLRIQELEMQARAHGLAVGASTALCSTELVARAIKQEPGLGDCSTDLYSHSQMSSADLSRPTTLDLNNGTITYDHSPSEEPETRLYNCQDKASAKLDDIFMENMDNPLLSSGSPTPSNNSSRRGSTSADEHESKGC; encoded by the exons GTACAGACACATCTGGAGAACTCCACTAAGTTCCACCTGCAGCAGAGCCAGAGGCAGCAGGTGAAACATTACCTGTCCAGCACACTGGGAGCCAAACTCAGCCCTCAGGGCAACAGTGGACCGTGCAGCCAGCCCCCCGAGCACGGCATGCCCCCCGGCCCAGGAGCCAGTGCGCCTAACAGCCCTATGGCCCTGCTTACCCTCACCTCCAACTGCGAGAAAGAA ATGGATGACGTAATTGAAGACATTATCAGTTTAGAGTCGAGTTACAGTGATGATATTCTTGGACTCATGGACACAGGGCTTCAGATGGCAAACACG ATCCCGGTTTCTGCAAATCTTTTGGACATCTACAGTAGTCACACGCTTGCTCCCACTGGGGTCACCATCGGAAACTCTTGCCCCTCTAATTTATCCAGCGTCAAAAGGGAATTTTCAG AAGCCGAGGTCAGAGCCATGGCAAAGGAGCGACAAAAGAAGGACAACCACAACCTAA TTGAACGAAGAAGACGCTTCAACATAAATGACAGAATTAAAGAGCTCGGGACTTTGATTCCCAAGTCCAATGATCC ggacATGAGGTGGAATAAGGGGACCATCCTGAAGGCCTCAGTGGACTACATCAGGAAActgcagagagaacagcagagagCTAAAGAGCTCGAGAGCAGGCAGAAGAGACTAGAGCACGCTAACAGACACCTACTTCTTCGAATCCAG GAGCTGGAGATGCAGGCTCGAGCTCATGGCCTGGCTGTGGGAGCCTCCACAGCCCtgtgctccactgagctggTGGCTCGTGCCATCAAACAGGAGCCAGGCCTTGGCGACTGCTCCACCGACCTTTACTCCCACTCACAAATGTCCAGCGCTGATCTCTCTCGGCCCACGACCCTGGACCTCAACAACGGCACCATCACCTATGACCACAGCCCCTCGGAGGAGCCAGAGACCAGGCTCTACAACTGCCAGGACAAGGCCTCAGCCAAACTGGACGACATCTTCATGGAAAACATGGATAACCCCCTGCTCTCCTCAGGGTCGCCCACTCCCtccaacaacagcagcagacgTGGCAGCACAAGTGCAGATGAGCACGAAAGCAAGGGCTGTTAG
- the mitfa gene encoding melanocyte inducing transcription factor a isoform X4, with protein MLEMLEYSHYQVQTHLENSTKFHLQQSQRQQVKHYLSSTLGAKLSPQGNSGPCSQPPEHGMPPGPGASAPNSPMALLTLTSNCEKEMDDVIEDIISLESSYSDDILGLMDTGLQMANTIPVSANLLDIYSSHTLAPVTPGPGMMHVDQPGPCGKFDSYERPEGLPVEAEVRAMAKERQKKDNHNLIERRRRFNINDRIKELGTLIPKSNDPDMRWNKGTILKASVDYIRKLQREQQRAKELESRQKRLEHANRHLLLRIQELEMQARAHGLAVGASTALCSTELVARAIKQEPGLGDCSTDLYSHSQMSSADLSRPTTLDLNNGTITYDHSPSEEPETRLYNCQDKASAKLDDIFMENMDNPLLSSGSPTPSNNSSRRGSTSADEHESKGC; from the exons GTACAGACACATCTGGAGAACTCCACTAAGTTCCACCTGCAGCAGAGCCAGAGGCAGCAGGTGAAACATTACCTGTCCAGCACACTGGGAGCCAAACTCAGCCCTCAGGGCAACAGTGGACCGTGCAGCCAGCCCCCCGAGCACGGCATGCCCCCCGGCCCAGGAGCCAGTGCGCCTAACAGCCCTATGGCCCTGCTTACCCTCACCTCCAACTGCGAGAAAGAA ATGGATGACGTAATTGAAGACATTATCAGTTTAGAGTCGAGTTACAGTGATGATATTCTTGGACTCATGGACACAGGGCTTCAGATGGCAAACACG ATCCCGGTTTCTGCAAATCTTTTGGACATCTACAGTAGTCACACGCTTGCTCC AGTTACCCCAGGTCCTGGCATGATGCACGTGGACCAACCTGGACCATGTGGCAAGTTTGACTCTTATGAGAGGCCCGAAGGCCTTCCAGTAG AAGCCGAGGTCAGAGCCATGGCAAAGGAGCGACAAAAGAAGGACAACCACAACCTAA TTGAACGAAGAAGACGCTTCAACATAAATGACAGAATTAAAGAGCTCGGGACTTTGATTCCCAAGTCCAATGATCC ggacATGAGGTGGAATAAGGGGACCATCCTGAAGGCCTCAGTGGACTACATCAGGAAActgcagagagaacagcagagagCTAAAGAGCTCGAGAGCAGGCAGAAGAGACTAGAGCACGCTAACAGACACCTACTTCTTCGAATCCAG GAGCTGGAGATGCAGGCTCGAGCTCATGGCCTGGCTGTGGGAGCCTCCACAGCCCtgtgctccactgagctggTGGCTCGTGCCATCAAACAGGAGCCAGGCCTTGGCGACTGCTCCACCGACCTTTACTCCCACTCACAAATGTCCAGCGCTGATCTCTCTCGGCCCACGACCCTGGACCTCAACAACGGCACCATCACCTATGACCACAGCCCCTCGGAGGAGCCAGAGACCAGGCTCTACAACTGCCAGGACAAGGCCTCAGCCAAACTGGACGACATCTTCATGGAAAACATGGATAACCCCCTGCTCTCCTCAGGGTCGCCCACTCCCtccaacaacagcagcagacgTGGCAGCACAAGTGCAGATGAGCACGAAAGCAAGGGCTGTTAG
- the mitfa gene encoding melanocyte inducing transcription factor a isoform X3 — MLEMLEYSHYQVQTHLENSTKFHLQQSQRQQVKHYLSSTLGAKLSPQGNSGPCSQPPEHGMPPGPGASAPNSPMALLTLTSNCEKEMDDVIEDIISLESSYSDDILGLMDTGLQMANTIPVSANLLDIYSSHTLAPTGVTIGNSCPSNLSSVKREFSGPGMMHVDQPGPCGKFDSYERPEGLPVAEVRAMAKERQKKDNHNLIERRRRFNINDRIKELGTLIPKSNDPDMRWNKGTILKASVDYIRKLQREQQRAKELESRQKRLEHANRHLLLRIQELEMQARAHGLAVGASTALCSTELVARAIKQEPGLGDCSTDLYSHSQMSSADLSRPTTLDLNNGTITYDHSPSEEPETRLYNCQDKASAKLDDIFMENMDNPLLSSGSPTPSNNSSRRGSTSADEHESKGC; from the exons GTACAGACACATCTGGAGAACTCCACTAAGTTCCACCTGCAGCAGAGCCAGAGGCAGCAGGTGAAACATTACCTGTCCAGCACACTGGGAGCCAAACTCAGCCCTCAGGGCAACAGTGGACCGTGCAGCCAGCCCCCCGAGCACGGCATGCCCCCCGGCCCAGGAGCCAGTGCGCCTAACAGCCCTATGGCCCTGCTTACCCTCACCTCCAACTGCGAGAAAGAA ATGGATGACGTAATTGAAGACATTATCAGTTTAGAGTCGAGTTACAGTGATGATATTCTTGGACTCATGGACACAGGGCTTCAGATGGCAAACACG ATCCCGGTTTCTGCAAATCTTTTGGACATCTACAGTAGTCACACGCTTGCTCCCACTGGGGTCACCATCGGAAACTCTTGCCCCTCTAATTTATCCAGCGTCAAAAGGGAATTTTCAG GTCCTGGCATGATGCACGTGGACCAACCTGGACCATGTGGCAAGTTTGACTCTTATGAGAGGCCCGAAGGCCTTCCAGTAG CCGAGGTCAGAGCCATGGCAAAGGAGCGACAAAAGAAGGACAACCACAACCTAA TTGAACGAAGAAGACGCTTCAACATAAATGACAGAATTAAAGAGCTCGGGACTTTGATTCCCAAGTCCAATGATCC ggacATGAGGTGGAATAAGGGGACCATCCTGAAGGCCTCAGTGGACTACATCAGGAAActgcagagagaacagcagagagCTAAAGAGCTCGAGAGCAGGCAGAAGAGACTAGAGCACGCTAACAGACACCTACTTCTTCGAATCCAG GAGCTGGAGATGCAGGCTCGAGCTCATGGCCTGGCTGTGGGAGCCTCCACAGCCCtgtgctccactgagctggTGGCTCGTGCCATCAAACAGGAGCCAGGCCTTGGCGACTGCTCCACCGACCTTTACTCCCACTCACAAATGTCCAGCGCTGATCTCTCTCGGCCCACGACCCTGGACCTCAACAACGGCACCATCACCTATGACCACAGCCCCTCGGAGGAGCCAGAGACCAGGCTCTACAACTGCCAGGACAAGGCCTCAGCCAAACTGGACGACATCTTCATGGAAAACATGGATAACCCCCTGCTCTCCTCAGGGTCGCCCACTCCCtccaacaacagcagcagacgTGGCAGCACAAGTGCAGATGAGCACGAAAGCAAGGGCTGTTAG
- the mitfa gene encoding melanocyte inducing transcription factor a isoform X2, with translation MLEMLEYSHYQVQTHLENSTKFHLQQSQRQQVKHYLSSTLGAKLSPQGNSGPCSQPPEHGMPPGPGASAPNSPMALLTLTSNCEKEMDDVIEDIISLESSYSDDILGLMDTGLQMANTIPVSANLLDIYSSHTLAPTGVTIGNSCPSNLSSVKREFSGPGMMHVDQPGPCGKFDSYERPEGLPVEAEVRAMAKERQKKDNHNLIERRRRFNINDRIKELGTLIPKSNDPDMRWNKGTILKASVDYIRKLQREQQRAKELESRQKRLEHANRHLLLRIQELEMQARAHGLAVGASTALCSTELVARAIKQEPGLGDCSTDLYSHSQMSSADLSRPTTLDLNNGTITYDHSPSEEPETRLYNCQDKASAKLDDIFMENMDNPLLSSGSPTPSNNSSRRGSTSADEHESKGC, from the exons GTACAGACACATCTGGAGAACTCCACTAAGTTCCACCTGCAGCAGAGCCAGAGGCAGCAGGTGAAACATTACCTGTCCAGCACACTGGGAGCCAAACTCAGCCCTCAGGGCAACAGTGGACCGTGCAGCCAGCCCCCCGAGCACGGCATGCCCCCCGGCCCAGGAGCCAGTGCGCCTAACAGCCCTATGGCCCTGCTTACCCTCACCTCCAACTGCGAGAAAGAA ATGGATGACGTAATTGAAGACATTATCAGTTTAGAGTCGAGTTACAGTGATGATATTCTTGGACTCATGGACACAGGGCTTCAGATGGCAAACACG ATCCCGGTTTCTGCAAATCTTTTGGACATCTACAGTAGTCACACGCTTGCTCCCACTGGGGTCACCATCGGAAACTCTTGCCCCTCTAATTTATCCAGCGTCAAAAGGGAATTTTCAG GTCCTGGCATGATGCACGTGGACCAACCTGGACCATGTGGCAAGTTTGACTCTTATGAGAGGCCCGAAGGCCTTCCAGTAG AAGCCGAGGTCAGAGCCATGGCAAAGGAGCGACAAAAGAAGGACAACCACAACCTAA TTGAACGAAGAAGACGCTTCAACATAAATGACAGAATTAAAGAGCTCGGGACTTTGATTCCCAAGTCCAATGATCC ggacATGAGGTGGAATAAGGGGACCATCCTGAAGGCCTCAGTGGACTACATCAGGAAActgcagagagaacagcagagagCTAAAGAGCTCGAGAGCAGGCAGAAGAGACTAGAGCACGCTAACAGACACCTACTTCTTCGAATCCAG GAGCTGGAGATGCAGGCTCGAGCTCATGGCCTGGCTGTGGGAGCCTCCACAGCCCtgtgctccactgagctggTGGCTCGTGCCATCAAACAGGAGCCAGGCCTTGGCGACTGCTCCACCGACCTTTACTCCCACTCACAAATGTCCAGCGCTGATCTCTCTCGGCCCACGACCCTGGACCTCAACAACGGCACCATCACCTATGACCACAGCCCCTCGGAGGAGCCAGAGACCAGGCTCTACAACTGCCAGGACAAGGCCTCAGCCAAACTGGACGACATCTTCATGGAAAACATGGATAACCCCCTGCTCTCCTCAGGGTCGCCCACTCCCtccaacaacagcagcagacgTGGCAGCACAAGTGCAGATGAGCACGAAAGCAAGGGCTGTTAG
- the mitfa gene encoding melanocyte inducing transcription factor a isoform X1, with protein sequence MLEMLEYSHYQVQTHLENSTKFHLQQSQRQQVKHYLSSTLGAKLSPQGNSGPCSQPPEHGMPPGPGASAPNSPMALLTLTSNCEKEMDDVIEDIISLESSYSDDILGLMDTGLQMANTIPVSANLLDIYSSHTLAPTGVTIGNSCPSNLSSVKREFSVTPGPGMMHVDQPGPCGKFDSYERPEGLPVEAEVRAMAKERQKKDNHNLIERRRRFNINDRIKELGTLIPKSNDPDMRWNKGTILKASVDYIRKLQREQQRAKELESRQKRLEHANRHLLLRIQELEMQARAHGLAVGASTALCSTELVARAIKQEPGLGDCSTDLYSHSQMSSADLSRPTTLDLNNGTITYDHSPSEEPETRLYNCQDKASAKLDDIFMENMDNPLLSSGSPTPSNNSSRRGSTSADEHESKGC encoded by the exons GTACAGACACATCTGGAGAACTCCACTAAGTTCCACCTGCAGCAGAGCCAGAGGCAGCAGGTGAAACATTACCTGTCCAGCACACTGGGAGCCAAACTCAGCCCTCAGGGCAACAGTGGACCGTGCAGCCAGCCCCCCGAGCACGGCATGCCCCCCGGCCCAGGAGCCAGTGCGCCTAACAGCCCTATGGCCCTGCTTACCCTCACCTCCAACTGCGAGAAAGAA ATGGATGACGTAATTGAAGACATTATCAGTTTAGAGTCGAGTTACAGTGATGATATTCTTGGACTCATGGACACAGGGCTTCAGATGGCAAACACG ATCCCGGTTTCTGCAAATCTTTTGGACATCTACAGTAGTCACACGCTTGCTCCCACTGGGGTCACCATCGGAAACTCTTGCCCCTCTAATTTATCCAGCGTCAAAAGGGAATTTTCAG TTACCCCAGGTCCTGGCATGATGCACGTGGACCAACCTGGACCATGTGGCAAGTTTGACTCTTATGAGAGGCCCGAAGGCCTTCCAGTAG AAGCCGAGGTCAGAGCCATGGCAAAGGAGCGACAAAAGAAGGACAACCACAACCTAA TTGAACGAAGAAGACGCTTCAACATAAATGACAGAATTAAAGAGCTCGGGACTTTGATTCCCAAGTCCAATGATCC ggacATGAGGTGGAATAAGGGGACCATCCTGAAGGCCTCAGTGGACTACATCAGGAAActgcagagagaacagcagagagCTAAAGAGCTCGAGAGCAGGCAGAAGAGACTAGAGCACGCTAACAGACACCTACTTCTTCGAATCCAG GAGCTGGAGATGCAGGCTCGAGCTCATGGCCTGGCTGTGGGAGCCTCCACAGCCCtgtgctccactgagctggTGGCTCGTGCCATCAAACAGGAGCCAGGCCTTGGCGACTGCTCCACCGACCTTTACTCCCACTCACAAATGTCCAGCGCTGATCTCTCTCGGCCCACGACCCTGGACCTCAACAACGGCACCATCACCTATGACCACAGCCCCTCGGAGGAGCCAGAGACCAGGCTCTACAACTGCCAGGACAAGGCCTCAGCCAAACTGGACGACATCTTCATGGAAAACATGGATAACCCCCTGCTCTCCTCAGGGTCGCCCACTCCCtccaacaacagcagcagacgTGGCAGCACAAGTGCAGATGAGCACGAAAGCAAGGGCTGTTAG